In the Peptoclostridium acidaminophilum DSM 3953 genome, one interval contains:
- the dtd gene encoding D-aminoacyl-tRNA deacylase, which translates to MRAVVQRVTKSSVKVEDEIIGSVGKGLMVLLGVTHDDTEDDVKYLAEKISNLRIFEDENEKMNLSLLDVKGELLAVSQFTLYGDCRKGRRPNFTDAAKPDIANSLYEIFVKELEGMGIHVETGSFGAHMMVDILNDGPVTMLLDSKRSF; encoded by the coding sequence ATGAGAGCTGTAGTTCAAAGGGTAACAAAATCGAGTGTAAAAGTTGAAGATGAGATTATTGGCAGCGTAGGCAAGGGGCTTATGGTGTTGCTTGGAGTCACGCATGACGACACCGAGGACGATGTCAAATACCTGGCGGAAAAGATATCGAATCTGAGAATATTCGAGGACGAAAACGAGAAGATGAACCTTTCGCTGCTTGATGTAAAAGGCGAGCTGCTTGCGGTTTCCCAGTTTACACTGTACGGGGACTGCAGAAAGGGAAGAAGGCCCAATTTCACTGACGCGGCAAAGCCGGACATCGCAAACAGTCTGTATGAGATTTTTGTAAAGGAATTGGAGGGGATGGGGATACACGTGGAGACCGGAAGCTTCGGCGCTCACATGATGGTCGACATCCTCAATGACGGACCAGTTACAATGCTGCTTGATTCAAAGAGAAGCTTTTAA
- a CDS encoding MBL fold metallo-hydrolase, with amino-acid sequence MFIEIVPAGIYAVNCYIIADDNKAGAVIDPGGSADRIMKIIDENGIDLKYIIATHGHGDHIGAVDELRARTGAKFIAHELEKEMLNDKEKNLTACMGVEHVEIEADEYVREGDIIKVGDLSLEIIHTPGHTPGGMCIRTGEYLFTGDTLFALSVGRSDLFGGDYGKLKESLKKLKGMDDHLKVLPGHGSASTLKNEKKRNSYMNEV; translated from the coding sequence ATGTTTATAGAAATAGTGCCAGCTGGTATATATGCTGTTAACTGCTATATAATTGCGGACGATAACAAGGCAGGCGCTGTCATAGACCCGGGCGGCAGCGCAGACAGGATAATGAAAATAATTGACGAAAACGGCATCGACTTAAAATATATAATAGCAACTCACGGCCATGGAGACCACATAGGCGCCGTAGACGAGCTAAGAGCCAGGACAGGAGCTAAATTCATAGCCCACGAGCTCGAAAAGGAAATGCTAAACGACAAGGAAAAAAACCTGACTGCCTGCATGGGAGTGGAGCATGTGGAAATCGAAGCCGATGAATATGTAAGAGAAGGCGACATAATAAAGGTAGGAGATTTAAGTCTTGAAATAATCCATACGCCAGGACATACGCCGGGCGGAATGTGCATAAGAACCGGCGAATATCTTTTTACGGGGGACACTCTGTTTGCTCTCTCGGTAGGCAGGTCAGACCTTTTCGGAGGGGACTACGGCAAGCTTAAAGAATCCCTCAAAAAACTAAAGGGCATGGATGACCATCTCAAAGTGCTTCCCGGACACGGAAGCGCCAGCACGCTGAAGAATGAGAAAAAAAGAAATTCATACATGAATGAGGTTTAG
- the hemZ gene encoding coproporphyrinogen dehydrogenase HemZ has translation MLQVILDKSEFEYEVGELIKLFETDFAFSGGLPESGDVLRLEFFEDKEFMGCKASYIQNAVIQQSHTEKIELTDTIDSRMLKRESKILTKRCIYELLSRVHGTKPPWGVLTGIRPTKIVQELLDHDMGEEDINLELENKYKLSAEKASMATAIAITERKYIYPPDESKIALYVSIPFCPTRCIYCSFPSNTLKQWGHLKAEYVKTLIYEIEQTAKMVSRWGKTLESVYIGGGTPTTLSAAELKELITSIRDSFDFSGVKEFTVEAGRVDTIDEEKLTTLRDLDIDRISINPQTMNDATLKRIGRNHTSADVEAAFKMARGMGFANINMDIILGLPGEQPSDVEATLKRIAELSPESLTVHTMAIKRASNLRSEVGEHSLADYEEMEKMVDISATYAKNMGLVPYYMYRQKYMLGNLENIGYARPGCECIYNMNIMEEQQSIMAVGAGGISKLVYHDENRLERVPNVKDIQHYIARIDEMIKRKEEEVFKNANTGAKRH, from the coding sequence ATGCTTCAAGTGATTTTAGATAAAAGTGAATTTGAATACGAGGTTGGCGAGCTGATAAAGCTTTTTGAAACGGATTTTGCTTTTTCAGGCGGGCTGCCTGAATCCGGTGATGTGCTGAGGCTGGAGTTCTTCGAGGATAAAGAGTTCATGGGCTGCAAGGCCAGCTATATTCAAAACGCAGTGATTCAGCAGAGCCACACAGAAAAAATTGAGCTGACAGACACTATTGACTCTCGGATGTTAAAAAGGGAGTCAAAAATTTTGACCAAAAGATGCATATACGAGCTCCTCTCAAGAGTACATGGAACAAAGCCGCCTTGGGGGGTGCTTACAGGGATTAGACCCACCAAGATAGTTCAGGAGCTGCTCGACCATGACATGGGGGAAGAGGACATAAATCTCGAGCTGGAGAATAAGTACAAGCTTTCGGCTGAGAAGGCCAGTATGGCCACGGCAATCGCCATTACGGAGAGAAAATACATATATCCTCCTGATGAGAGCAAGATAGCACTTTACGTGAGTATACCATTTTGCCCTACAAGATGCATATATTGCTCTTTCCCTTCAAATACGCTCAAGCAGTGGGGACACCTCAAGGCTGAGTATGTAAAGACGCTGATTTACGAGATAGAGCAGACCGCCAAAATGGTAAGCAGGTGGGGCAAGACACTCGAAAGCGTATACATAGGAGGCGGCACGCCAACGACGCTCAGCGCGGCCGAGCTAAAGGAGCTTATCACATCCATAAGAGACAGCTTTGATTTTTCAGGCGTCAAGGAGTTCACCGTCGAAGCCGGAAGGGTAGACACAATCGACGAGGAGAAGCTGACAACTCTTAGGGATTTGGACATCGACAGAATAAGCATAAACCCGCAGACCATGAACGATGCTACTCTAAAGCGCATAGGAAGGAACCATACGTCGGCAGACGTGGAAGCCGCCTTCAAAATGGCCAGAGGCATGGGCTTTGCCAATATAAACATGGACATAATACTCGGGCTTCCGGGTGAGCAGCCGAGCGATGTGGAGGCCACGCTAAAGCGAATAGCAGAGCTTTCACCGGAGAGCCTCACCGTCCACACTATGGCCATAAAAAGGGCGTCTAATCTCAGGAGTGAGGTTGGCGAGCACAGCCTTGCGGACTATGAAGAGATGGAGAAGATGGTCGATATTTCAGCCACGTATGCCAAGAACATGGGGCTGGTACCGTACTATATGTACAGGCAGAAGTATATGCTGGGAAACCTTGAAAACATAGGTTATGCACGGCCCGGTTGCGAATGCATATACAACATGAACATAATGGAGGAACAGCAGTCCATTATGGCCGTTGGGGCCGGAGGGATATCAAAGCTGGTCTACCACGATGAAAACAGGCTCGAAAGAGTCCCAAACGTCAAGGATATACAGCACTATATTGCAAGAATAGACGAAATGATAAAAAGAAAAGAAGAGGAGGTTTTCAAGAATGCTAACACAGGCGCCAAGAGGCACTAA
- the hisS gene encoding histidine--tRNA ligase: MLTQAPRGTKDVLPEESRKWVYLENMFRDVCEVFGYKEIRTPVFEHTELFKRSIGETTDIVNKEMYTFEDNGGRSITLKPEGTAPVVRSFVENKLYADTQPTKLFYITPCFRYEKPQAGRLREFHQFGVEAFGTSSPTIDAEVIALASEFFGRLGLQKLVTRINSVGCPSCRKHYNEVLRSYLDSKKEGLCHTCIERSEKNPMRVIDCKNEGCQSIIKDIPLMIDYICDECKEHFDKLKLSLENMEIPYEVDPRIVRGLDYYTKTAFEIISEDIGAQSTVCGGGRYDKLAEEIGGPNTPGIGFGMGIERLLLTIENNGIALPLTEGIDIFIVAIGEKAELESLKILSQLRKKGISADKDHMQRSVKAQFKYSNKQNARYTIVLGDDELENDSVTLKDMSNSEQTQIKLSSLIDELRSRL, translated from the coding sequence ATGCTAACACAGGCGCCAAGAGGCACTAAGGACGTTCTTCCGGAGGAATCGCGCAAATGGGTTTACCTTGAGAACATGTTCAGGGATGTGTGCGAGGTATTTGGATACAAAGAAATAAGGACACCAGTTTTTGAACATACAGAGCTTTTCAAGCGAAGCATAGGAGAGACTACCGACATAGTCAACAAGGAGATGTACACTTTCGAGGACAACGGCGGAAGAAGCATAACGCTAAAGCCCGAGGGAACAGCCCCGGTAGTCAGGTCGTTCGTTGAGAATAAGCTTTATGCGGACACTCAGCCGACAAAGCTTTTTTATATAACGCCTTGCTTCAGGTATGAAAAACCGCAGGCAGGCAGGCTCAGGGAATTCCACCAGTTCGGAGTGGAGGCCTTTGGAACCTCGTCGCCAACGATAGATGCAGAGGTAATAGCCCTGGCGTCTGAATTCTTCGGAAGGCTGGGACTTCAAAAGCTGGTAACAAGAATAAATTCAGTAGGCTGCCCAAGCTGCAGGAAGCATTACAACGAGGTGCTGAGAAGCTACCTTGACAGCAAAAAGGAAGGCCTTTGCCACACATGCATAGAAAGATCCGAGAAGAACCCTATGAGGGTTATAGACTGTAAAAACGAGGGCTGTCAGAGCATAATAAAGGACATACCTTTGATGATTGATTATATATGTGACGAATGCAAGGAACACTTCGACAAGCTCAAGCTTTCGCTCGAGAACATGGAGATACCTTATGAAGTGGATCCAAGGATAGTAAGGGGACTTGACTACTATACAAAGACGGCATTCGAGATAATATCTGAAGACATAGGAGCCCAAAGCACAGTGTGCGGCGGAGGCAGGTACGACAAGCTTGCGGAGGAGATAGGCGGCCCTAATACTCCGGGAATAGGCTTTGGAATGGGAATAGAGAGACTGCTGCTTACGATAGAAAACAATGGAATTGCTCTTCCACTGACAGAGGGTATAGACATTTTCATAGTGGCGATAGGTGAAAAGGCTGAGCTTGAAAGCTTAAAGATACTTTCGCAGCTCAGAAAGAAAGGAATATCTGCAGACAAGGACCATATGCAGCGAAGCGTGAAGGCCCAGTTCAAATATTCCAACAAGCAAAATGCCAGGTATACGATAGTGCTTGGAGACGATGAACTTGAAAACGACTCGGTGACACTTAAGGATATGAGCAATTCGGAGCAGACACAAATAAAGCTTAGCAGTCTTATAGACGAGCTAAGGAGCAGACTGTAG
- the aspS gene encoding aspartate--tRNA ligase codes for MDTLGGLKRTHYCGSLREANIGEDVVLMGWVQRKRNLGGLIFVDLRDRDGITQIVFDTDISPEAFNKAEKLGSEYVIAVMGKVYERESKNPNMPTGDIEVFAQEIRVLNSAQTPPIYIKDDDDVSEALRLKYRYLDLRKPSMQRNFILRHKVAGIVRNYLSENGFLEIETPVLGKPTPEGARDYLVPSRVNTGKFYALPQSPQLFKQLLMVAGMDRYFQIVKCFRDEDLRADRQPEFTQIDCEMSFVEAEDIMGIMEAMMQKIFKEALGVDIGIPFRRITHKEAMERYGSDKPDLRFGYELTDISDAVKDCGFKVFADAVKGGGSVRGLNISGRAEDFTRKGITKLEDYVKTYGAKGLAWIKWGAEGINSPVAKFLSEDEMKSVLQAMNAKEGDILFFVADKNSVVYNSLGQLRCEIAKNLGLLSKEVYEFAWVTEFPLFEYDEEAGRLVAVHHPFTSPMDEDFDKIETDPGSMRAKAYDMVLNGFELGGGSIRIFQEELQKKMFKLLGFTEEDAQDKFGFFIDAFKYGTPPHGGIAFGLDRIIMLLAGEDNIRQVIAFPKTQNASCPLTEAPSYAEDAQLEELGIKIEIKE; via the coding sequence ATGGATACGCTAGGCGGCTTGAAAAGGACCCACTACTGCGGAAGCCTCAGAGAAGCAAACATAGGTGAAGACGTGGTACTCATGGGATGGGTCCAGAGGAAAAGAAACCTGGGAGGTCTCATATTTGTAGACCTCAGAGACAGGGATGGAATAACGCAGATAGTATTTGATACGGATATTTCGCCTGAGGCCTTCAACAAGGCAGAAAAGCTTGGTTCGGAATATGTAATTGCTGTAATGGGAAAGGTGTATGAGAGAGAATCCAAAAACCCAAACATGCCAACTGGGGATATCGAGGTTTTCGCCCAGGAAATCAGGGTGCTAAACAGCGCACAGACTCCGCCTATATATATAAAGGATGATGATGACGTATCGGAGGCACTCAGACTTAAATACAGATACCTTGACCTTAGAAAGCCATCAATGCAAAGAAACTTCATACTCAGGCATAAGGTTGCAGGAATAGTCAGGAATTACCTTTCTGAAAATGGATTCCTGGAAATAGAAACACCTGTGCTCGGCAAGCCAACGCCTGAAGGCGCAAGGGACTATCTTGTGCCAAGCAGGGTGAACACAGGCAAGTTTTATGCTTTGCCGCAGTCGCCTCAGCTTTTCAAGCAGCTGCTTATGGTGGCGGGCATGGACAGGTATTTCCAGATTGTCAAGTGTTTCAGGGACGAGGATCTAAGGGCGGACAGGCAGCCTGAATTCACACAGATAGACTGCGAGATGAGCTTTGTGGAAGCAGAAGATATCATGGGCATAATGGAAGCCATGATGCAAAAAATATTCAAGGAAGCCCTTGGAGTCGATATAGGAATACCATTCAGGAGAATAACGCACAAAGAGGCCATGGAAAGATACGGCTCGGACAAGCCGGACCTTAGATTCGGCTATGAGCTTACGGATATTTCCGATGCAGTAAAGGACTGCGGCTTCAAGGTGTTCGCAGATGCTGTAAAGGGCGGCGGAAGCGTAAGAGGGCTCAACATAAGCGGCAGGGCCGAGGATTTCACAAGGAAGGGCATTACGAAGCTTGAAGACTACGTGAAGACGTACGGCGCCAAGGGACTTGCCTGGATAAAGTGGGGAGCCGAAGGCATAAATTCTCCTGTTGCCAAATTCCTCAGCGAGGATGAGATGAAGTCCGTGCTCCAGGCCATGAATGCCAAGGAAGGAGACATACTCTTCTTTGTGGCAGATAAAAACAGCGTAGTATACAACTCGCTTGGACAGCTCAGGTGTGAAATAGCCAAAAACCTGGGACTGCTAAGCAAAGAAGTTTACGAGTTTGCATGGGTGACAGAATTCCCGCTGTTTGAGTACGACGAGGAGGCTGGCAGGCTTGTGGCTGTGCACCATCCTTTCACATCTCCAATGGATGAGGACTTCGATAAAATCGAAACAGATCCCGGCTCGATGCGTGCCAAGGCCTACGACATGGTCCTAAACGGCTTCGAGCTTGGAGGAGGAAGCATAAGGATATTCCAGGAAGAGCTTCAGAAGAAGATGTTCAAGCTGCTTGGATTTACTGAAGAGGATGCGCAAGACAAGTTCGGATTCTTCATAGACGCATTCAAATACGGAACACCTCCGCACGGTGGCATAGCATTCGGACTTGACAGGATTATAATGCTGCTTGCAGGCGAGGACAATATAAGACAGGTCATAGCATTCCCTAAGACTCAGAATGCATCATGCCCTCTTACGGAAGCTCCTTCGTATGCAGAGGATGCCCAGCTTGAAGAGCTTGGGATAAAGATAGAAATAAAAGAGTAA
- a CDS encoding metal-sensitive transcriptional regulator, giving the protein MIEVEDKSKCDKEAVIKRLRRIEGQVKGIQRMVNDGKYCVDILIQVAAVRSAIDKVGGIILENHVKTCVKDTIEKSSDTAAKDKVIDELMYTMLKFMK; this is encoded by the coding sequence ATGATAGAAGTTGAAGACAAATCGAAATGCGACAAGGAAGCGGTTATAAAAAGGCTCAGAAGAATAGAAGGCCAGGTCAAGGGAATACAAAGGATGGTCAATGACGGCAAGTATTGCGTTGACATACTGATACAGGTGGCCGCAGTCAGGTCTGCCATAGACAAGGTGGGAGGAATAATACTCGAAAACCATGTAAAAACATGTGTCAAGGACACCATCGAAAAATCCTCTGATACTGCCGCAAAAGACAAGGTTATAGACGAGCTTATGTATACCATGCTTAAATTCATGAAGTAG
- a CDS encoding SoxR reducing system RseC family protein — MSSCINGIVVEKSADKAIVSIVRHSACAGCGACGMASESSKVKIEAINTVDANVGELVSIDMKNPDVLKAAFIAYGIPLLVLIAGVLSASAALSTLGYKGDSEVAAGMVSLLLTGAAYLIIRKNEDKIGKLIGYNPAITEVLKGSEIKIQ, encoded by the coding sequence TTGAGCAGTTGTATAAATGGCATTGTTGTCGAAAAATCTGCTGACAAGGCCATAGTGAGCATAGTGAGACATTCCGCGTGCGCAGGATGCGGGGCTTGTGGAATGGCAAGTGAAAGCTCTAAAGTGAAAATCGAAGCCATAAACACAGTAGATGCGAATGTAGGCGAACTCGTCAGCATAGACATGAAAAACCCGGATGTGCTTAAAGCGGCCTTCATAGCATACGGCATACCTCTTCTTGTGCTCATAGCAGGGGTGCTCTCTGCAAGTGCAGCGCTGAGTACGCTTGGATACAAGGGTGATTCAGAGGTCGCAGCAGGAATGGTTTCGCTGCTGCTGACAGGCGCAGCGTATCTGATTATAAGGAAAAATGAAGACAAAATAGGAAAGCTTATCGGATACAATCCTGCCATAACGGAAGTGTTAAAAGGCTCGGAAATAAAAATTCAATAG
- the pdxR gene encoding MocR-like pyridoxine biosynthesis transcription factor PdxR produces the protein MEKMGLDFEGKEHKYIQVYKSIKKLILENKLKKHEKLPPIRKYAQQLGVNNSTIVKAYELLESEGYVYKILGSGTYVSELSLFDENTVIEHTDKVIGFHQGNPSSDIFPVEDFKKAIDMALKKEGASIFNYSEGLGYNNLRKKLCDYMKSMGIESNPDRIQIISGAQQGIDTICKSMVNYGDIVFVEEPTYNGALEAFRNKGSKIIGIPMLHDGIDIGILKLKLEKIRPKLMYVMPNFQNPTGISYSSKKKLQLLELAREYDFYIIEDDFISDFKFESEDNTTLRSHDKYDKVIYIKSFSKILMPGLRIGFMEVPSDILNRVIWAKYSSDISTSSLVQRALYYYMKYFKWSPNLKIIENAYTERFEAAKEAIDEMLGGRLDFVMPKGGINFFLGLPKGYSAADFRDYMLEHGVLIMPGSYFYDNPMDDRFFRINIASTGINEIREGIGAISERLDDFLEKYKNRIHFRNNEIFF, from the coding sequence ATGGAAAAGATGGGACTCGATTTTGAAGGAAAAGAGCATAAGTATATACAGGTATACAAGAGCATAAAAAAGCTCATACTCGAAAATAAACTCAAAAAACATGAAAAGTTGCCTCCCATAAGAAAATACGCACAGCAGCTCGGGGTCAACAACAGCACAATAGTAAAGGCATATGAGCTCCTTGAAAGCGAAGGCTATGTATACAAGATTCTCGGCAGCGGGACTTATGTGAGCGAGCTCTCCCTATTCGACGAGAATACGGTCATAGAGCACACGGATAAGGTGATAGGGTTCCATCAGGGCAATCCGTCATCGGACATATTTCCTGTCGAGGATTTCAAAAAAGCCATAGATATGGCGCTAAAAAAGGAAGGCGCCAGCATATTCAACTACAGCGAGGGGCTAGGGTACAACAACCTGAGAAAAAAATTGTGCGATTACATGAAGAGTATGGGGATAGAGTCGAATCCGGACAGGATACAGATAATATCGGGAGCCCAGCAGGGCATAGACACAATATGCAAGTCCATGGTGAACTATGGCGACATAGTTTTTGTAGAAGAGCCAACATACAACGGTGCGTTGGAGGCCTTCAGAAACAAGGGCTCGAAGATAATAGGCATACCCATGCTGCACGATGGCATAGACATTGGGATATTAAAGCTTAAGCTCGAAAAAATAAGGCCCAAGCTCATGTATGTCATGCCAAATTTCCAGAATCCAACGGGAATATCGTATTCAAGCAAAAAGAAGCTTCAGTTGCTTGAGCTTGCCAGAGAATACGATTTCTATATAATCGAGGATGATTTCATAAGCGACTTTAAATTTGAGTCTGAAGACAACACTACATTGAGGTCCCACGACAAATATGATAAAGTAATCTATATAAAGAGTTTTTCAAAGATACTCATGCCTGGACTTCGCATAGGCTTCATGGAGGTGCCTTCAGATATTCTAAACAGGGTGATCTGGGCAAAATACTCAAGCGACATATCAACATCAAGCCTGGTGCAAAGGGCCCTGTATTACTACATGAAGTACTTCAAGTGGAGCCCGAATCTAAAAATTATAGAAAATGCATATACAGAAAGGTTTGAAGCCGCAAAAGAAGCGATTGACGAAATGCTCGGGGGCAGGCTTGACTTTGTAATGCCAAAGGGCGGAATAAACTTTTTCCTGGGACTTCCAAAAGGCTATTCGGCTGCTGATTTCAGGGATTACATGCTCGAGCACGGAGTGCTGATAATGCCCGGAAGCTATTTTTATGACAATCCAATGGATGACCGTTTTTTCAGGATAAACATAGCATCCACGGGAATAAATGAGATACGAGAAGGAATAGGAGCAATATCCGAAAGACTTGATGATTTTCTCGAGAAATACAAAAATCGCATACATTTCAGAAACAACGAGATATTTTTTTAA
- a CDS encoding DUF896 domain-containing protein, whose amino-acid sequence MVTEEKIARINYLAKKSKDQGLTDAEKQEQAKLRAEYVSAVKANLKSQLDSIKIVEQ is encoded by the coding sequence ATGGTAACTGAAGAAAAAATCGCCAGGATTAACTACTTGGCAAAAAAATCAAAGGATCAGGGACTTACTGACGCAGAAAAACAGGAGCAAGCAAAGCTTAGAGCCGAGTATGTCAGCGCTGTCAAAGCAAATCTGAAGAGCCAGCTGGATTCGATCAAAATAGTTGAGCAATAA
- a CDS encoding chemotaxis protein CheW encodes MAERKYVIFKIKDEEYGVDIMKVKEVSEFKKSTSIPNSPSFVDGIINLRGDITPIISLKKKFNIPVEKGYDDSSRIIVVNMNDKLVGFAVDEASQVISIDDSNIDPPPEIVTGLDRRYINGIGKLQNRIVIILDLEQVLSEREQTEISEIYA; translated from the coding sequence GTGGCTGAAAGAAAGTACGTAATATTCAAAATAAAAGATGAGGAATACGGCGTAGACATCATGAAGGTCAAAGAGGTCAGCGAATTCAAAAAGAGCACAAGCATACCAAATTCACCTTCTTTTGTAGACGGAATAATCAATCTCAGAGGGGACATAACTCCCATAATAAGCCTTAAGAAGAAATTCAACATACCTGTTGAAAAGGGCTATGATGACAGCAGCAGAATAATAGTTGTCAACATGAACGACAAGCTCGTTGGATTTGCCGTTGACGAAGCTTCACAGGTTATATCTATAGACGACTCTAACATCGATCCCCCGCCAGAGATAGTTACAGGTCTCGACAGAAGATATATAAATGGAATCGGCAAGCTGCAGAACAGGATAGTTATAATACTTGACTTGGAACAGGTGCTCAGTGAGCGCGAGCAGACCGAAATAAGCGAAATTTATGCATAA
- a CDS encoding sensor histidine kinase, which translates to MPTDEIKSFDFDIKNVLDGVVQSIQNGQDEIFEISENIRRDCEDSKVQLEKLKKDISRVITEVELLTIEEKKSRRKLLDVSRRFGANSEEQIKRAYEEANECQIRLSIKAEEEKNLIKTRNELEIRMKKNSQMLEKAESYMSKMASVTDFLVADLSGVKDTIELLEDKNSINVRIIRAQEEERSRIARDIHDGPAQSVASLIVKSEIILKLLDRDRELVKKEIESMKGQLRDTLREIRRVMYDLRPASLDELGLLPTIKRLISDLENERGVDIELIALGEKQITSPIVRLTVYRVIQESLINACKYSGGGRIVVRIDIQDNYISGIIQDFGIGFDPQKQSGFGIGSMKERMQLIGGKIGIESVAGKGTRVDFFSFE; encoded by the coding sequence ATGCCCACCGACGAAATAAAAAGCTTTGACTTTGATATAAAAAATGTTCTTGATGGGGTTGTCCAGTCGATTCAAAATGGGCAAGATGAGATATTTGAAATATCAGAGAATATAAGACGCGATTGCGAGGATTCAAAGGTCCAGCTTGAAAAACTCAAAAAAGACATATCCAGGGTCATTACGGAAGTTGAACTGCTAACGATTGAGGAAAAAAAAAGCAGGAGAAAGCTTCTGGATGTAAGCAGGAGATTCGGCGCCAATTCAGAGGAGCAAATTAAGCGTGCATATGAAGAGGCTAACGAGTGCCAAATAAGGCTTTCAATCAAAGCTGAGGAGGAAAAAAACCTGATAAAGACGCGCAACGAGCTTGAAATCAGGATGAAGAAAAATTCTCAGATGCTTGAAAAGGCTGAAAGCTACATGAGCAAGATGGCTAGTGTGACAGACTTTCTTGTTGCAGATCTTAGCGGCGTAAAGGATACAATCGAATTGCTCGAAGACAAAAACAGCATAAACGTGAGAATTATAAGGGCGCAGGAAGAGGAACGCAGCAGGATAGCAAGAGACATTCATGACGGGCCTGCTCAGAGCGTTGCTTCGCTCATAGTCAAATCAGAGATAATTTTAAAGCTGCTTGACCGAGACAGGGAGCTTGTCAAAAAAGAAATAGAGTCGATGAAAGGACAGCTAAGGGACACACTTCGCGAAATCAGAAGGGTGATGTATGACCTTAGGCCTGCATCGCTCGATGAACTCGGGCTTTTGCCTACAATAAAGAGACTCATATCAGACCTTGAGAATGAAAGAGGAGTAGATATTGAACTTATTGCACTGGGTGAAAAGCAAATAACTTCTCCTATTGTAAGGCTCACGGTATACAGGGTTATTCAGGAATCGCTCATAAACGCATGCAAGTACTCAGGTGGCGGCAGGATAGTGGTAAGGATAGACATACAGGACAATTATATTTCCGGAATAATACAGGACTTTGGAATAGGATTTGATCCTCAGAAGCAGTCTGGTTTTGGAATAGGTTCCATGAAAGAACGAATGCAGCTTATTGGAGGCAAGATAGGAATTGAATCTGTTGCAGGAAAAGGCACCAGGGTGGATTTTTTCTCTTTTGAATAA
- a CDS encoding response regulator, with amino-acid sequence MKENINVMIVDDHALMREGIARILELEENISVEDTASDGNEAISKFKKGSFDVILLDINMPNMNGIETLRKLRDMDSSVKIIMLTVYDAREYLIETLNLGANGYMLKDADSASLVSAIVNVYNGGTYIHPSLAGELLKEINKKKDKSSMKNGIESLTKREYEVLLLIAEGLSNKDISEKLVISEKTVKNHVSSILRKLDLTDRTQAAIYAYRHNVKKF; translated from the coding sequence ATGAAGGAAAACATTAATGTCATGATTGTAGATGACCATGCCCTTATGAGAGAGGGTATTGCAAGAATACTAGAGCTCGAAGAGAATATTAGCGTAGAGGATACGGCTTCTGACGGAAACGAAGCAATTTCAAAATTCAAGAAGGGTTCATTCGATGTAATACTTTTGGATATAAACATGCCCAACATGAACGGTATTGAGACACTCAGGAAGCTGCGGGACATGGATTCCTCGGTGAAAATCATAATGCTCACAGTATATGATGCAAGAGAATATCTTATAGAAACGCTTAATCTGGGCGCCAACGGATATATGCTTAAAGACGCTGATTCAGCAAGCCTTGTTTCAGCCATAGTGAACGTGTACAACGGGGGCACATATATACATCCAAGCCTTGCAGGAGAACTCCTTAAGGAAATCAACAAGAAAAAAGACAAGAGCAGCATGAAAAATGGCATAGAGAGCCTCACCAAGAGGGAGTATGAGGTGCTGCTTCTCATAGCTGAAGGACTGAGCAACAAGGATATTTCAGAAAAGCTGGTAATCAGCGAAAAGACTGTAAAGAACCATGTATCCAGCATACTTAGAAAGCTTGATTTGACAGACAGAACTCAGGCTGCAATATATGCATACAGACACAATGTCAAAAAATTCTAA